The genomic segment GAGTGACAGGTAGAAGGCGATATAGAAATATATGTTCAACTTACCTGTGTGTTTTgtgcttgctatttttttttttattccctctggAGGCACTCAGACAAAAGTTTAAAGCCCAAATGTAAATTATATGAATCATATGTTACAGTGAACTTTGAGAAAATATGTTGCATAATCGTCCTAAAGCCCTATGTAAGGCATATTTTACATCTCTATTCCTCAAACTGTAGATCAtgggattcaacatggggatcaccaGGGTGTAAAATATGGAAGCCACTTTATCAGTGTCAAAGGAATGACTGGATTGGGCTGCagatacataaagattaaagtcccatagaacactaccaccatagtcaggtgggatccacaggtggagaaggccttgtaCCTGCCCTCAGCTGAGTTCAGTCTGAGAATGGATGCAATTAAGAGTATGTAAGAAACAAGAACTATTAGAAGAGATGAAATCAAACCAAAAACAGATAAGATGAAAATGACCAATTTGATCTCATCTGTGTCTGAGCAGAGCAAAGATACCAAGGGGAGAatgtcacagtagaaatgcctgatgacattgtggccacagaaggataaattaaaaatctttatggtgaccagaagagaaacaaatgtgCCGTAGAGATAAGGGATTGCCACCAGCAGAGAACACACCCCTCGTGACATGATGATGGTGTAGCACAAAGGGTTACAGATAGCCACATAGCGGTCGTAGGACATTGCTGACAGAATAAACAATTCAGTAGTTatgaatataaaaaagaaaatttgctgtatagcacaaaaataataggagatTGTATTTTCATCTACAACAAAATTTGCCAGCATTTTGGGCCCTACAGCTATTGCATAACcaagatcagtgatagccagATGTCTGAGAAAAAAGTACCTGGGAGTTTGTAGCTTGGAGTGCatcttggtgaggatgatgatgcccaAGTTGCCCACCACTGAGGTCATGTAGATGATGAGGAACAGCCCGAACAATGGCGCCTGCAGCTCTGGGTGGTCTGTGATTCCCATCAGAATGAATTCATTCAGAACTGTTAGATTGTGTTTGTCCATGTTGGTCTATCAGGAAACCTGTTCTGAATGGAGACATCAGCATCATCAATAGGTTTTATGCAATATCATCTGGTAGGTTTTTAGTATACAAAATCAGCATGAATAGTATACATCCAAACATTCTATTTTAGGATATTTGAATACATATCCAAGTGACAGAAATTTGACACCAGCATATGTATAttagattccgactcctagcgaccctgtgcgactcgacagcactaggttttgggttttttatacatATTAGATACACTGTTGGATACATTGGTAGATAGatgaaacaaaaatgaataatatGTTAAATCTTTAGGTGTTAGGTACATGGATATTTATTACACTCTTCTTAAAACTTTTATCTTTTTCGCATACCTAAAAAATACATGGTTATATTTTGAACCCTGTCCTTCAAAATACTATCTTACGAAaactcatatatatatagatggcCCAGGATGGAACAATCAACGTACTAGACAAGTTTTCAATAGACACATAACTGATCACAGTGGaaattatttgtctttatatGAGAAAACTTGCCTAGAGATATATGTACATAGATGCAACCTCTGCTATACCTCCCTTTGTAATGCATACAATGTGGTGCTTTGGGCAAATAACGTAAGTTATGTGAATGTTTTTATCCCCACCTGAAAAATCAAATTCTATCTCTTTTTTGCAGGGTTGTTAGGAAGGATAAATGAGAGTTAAAGGTTTCAATGTGTCTACAATACTTGAAAACAAAAATAGCGTGTCTAGACTATTTGTCTACCtatttgtctttctgtctgtatatctatcatcatcatcatcatcatctgtcATTTTTTGATGCTGACAGTAGTTATTTGGAATTATTACTTTATGTTGTTAATTGTTTTGATCTTTAAGATATTTATAGGTACATTGTTCTGGACTGTGACTTAAGATCTTTGTCACCATTTTCATGATGAATAAGTTCATTAAAATGTTATCCTTGTAACTAACCCCAGCCTTACATTCCATAACACCTATTTTATGACTAAAGTGTCTAAAAGTGTCATTCTTTAGGTTATTTTCATTTCTAGTGTAATTAAAATACTTTCATTTCTAGTTGGGCATTTGTATTGTAACTGACACATTCTAAGTTTTTTGTAAGAAATcagatacatacattttttctgATGGACAAACCtaagatatatgaggaaatctgAACAAATAGCGAAAACATAATGCCATAAACTCCCACTTGTAAAAAAAAGTATCCTCTACTTTCATgaaaaagaaagtttaaaaaatcaCAATATGATACAGTAGCATAGGAGAAGAAGAAATGTACTGATGATGACACCTATGGGAATTACCGGAAGTTATTCAAAAACTTTTTGAACATGAAACTTGCTCTGTTTAACATTGGAACTCCTATGTGGCATGATATATCATGGATAAATTTAagtataatctttaaaaaatgcaTCTGAATATACTACAgaggttttaaaaacaaaagaatagcCCTGCAGGTTAATATACCAAAATTATAGGTTTAAAACTCTGTGATCATCACTGCCTCATAAGAATATGTGTTCACCTACCTACCCATCTATCCCTCTatctctctctttatctctctctctctctatctacatATCTATTTACCTGTCAATCTACACATCTATGTATCTGTCTACATATCTGTTTATCTGGCATGTATCTATTCCTGAATACTATGAGTAGTACTGTCTCTGAGTAAATTATTAGTCAACAAATTCAGACATTGAATTTCATACCATTAAATTACAAAAGTGAATAAATGAAGTGCGTTTTTATTTCATATAAAACATATCAAGAATAATGGTGGAAAGCAGGCTGAATTGaattataattattaatatttttctgtAGCTTTGCTATCAAATAAAAATGAGGTTGTTAAATGGTGACTAAAATAGTCTAGATGCTAGTAAAACATGCTAATGCATAAAAAATTCTACCTTTTACCTGTAATGAATCTGTTTTGACaccttgagcatattccacctgtgtttagaggtcatctcaagaatagatttgacacactgaacactaatgactaaaaatTATACaagtttggaatgacatcaagcatcGTAGATGAAAAATACAACATGGCATAGAGGAAACAATATATACTTTTCTCTCAGTCTTTGAGCATCTCCCTGGGGAGATATCAAGCAATGTCTTAATTACATCTGAAGCACCCGAAAGCTTAAGGAAATGTGTAGGATATTTCCTAATTTTCTAAACAAATTGTATTCACCAGGAAGTAAATCTCTTTTAGATATATTAATTCAATTATTCTAAGTTAAGTTTCAATTTGCCCATCCAAGGATCTAGAGTAAAATATTTTACCTTTGGGTCAGACCATACTCAATATGCCCCCCTTTGCTTAATGTTctaaaatggaattaaattagtacatttcataaatataatgcaccttttctttgtgttttatttcctatattttcactatttttttttaccttgggaACAGATATTAGTCACTTCGACACCTCCTATTATTGCAAGTTTCCTTTTTAAGTcttctctcattttattttattagatgAACATGTTCTATTTTATTGGCATGActcaacatgagaagaaacagctgcatatatccattaataattggaacatggaatgtatgcaATATGAATCTCAGGAAAGTGGAAGTTGTAAAAACGaaatacataaagatcaataacctaggccttagtgagctgaaatggactggtctcGTACATTTCAAATTGGACAGTCACATGACATACCGCACCAGAATGAAGAATaaaagaggaatgacatcatactcatattcaaaaagaacatttcaagaaacCTGTCATGAAGCACAATGGTGTCACTGATAGGATGATCTCCAAAAGCCTCCAAAGAACATAAGTTAGTACTTATTGGTATTCAAATTTCCCCACAGAGTGctaatgccaaaaatgatgaaattGAAGTCTTTACTAACTTACGAACTGTGAAATACAGCAAaattgcaatcaagatgcattaatcaTTACAAGTAGATTATaatgtgaaagtcagaaaaaaagaagtatttgtagttggaaaatgtggccttggtgatagaaacgatgccagagattacatGTTGGAATactgcaagaccaacaaattcttcatcacaaataactttttttcaagaacagaaaaagTGAGTACACAAGTGAgccttgccaaatggaatatacaggaattgaACTGACTGCACCTGTTgaaacaatatcatcagtcagaaccaagCCAGGGGCCAACAGCAGAACAGACCATTGGTCGCTCATACCCAAGTACAAACTGAAGCTGAAAAACttagagcaagtccaagagagccaaaacacaaccttgagtatattccacctgagtttagaAATCATCTCAAGGATAAATTTCACACATTGaagactaatgaccaaagattaaACAAGTTTGGAATGATGTCAAGCATCATAGATGaggaatgcaaaaggtcattaaaaaggtaagaaagagaaaaccaaaatgggtatcagaatagactctgaaacttgttcttgaacatagagtagctaacgagaagggaaaaaataatgaagttaaaaagtgaactgaagatttccaaagggcagctcaagaagacaaagtaaagtattataatgaaatgggcaaagatcGGGAGctgaaaaaacaaaagggaagaattcGCTTCACATTttttgagctgaaagaactgaagaaaaaattcaagccatggGAGTGAATAATATGGTATGTTATTCACATCTTAATAAAGgttttaataaataaaagtaaCAAGAAAAAAAGCCAATTTATCTTACTTTCTAGATATGAAATAAgtgatatatctatatataaagcACTTTAAAAGATGCAGAACCCATATTTACTCTAGCAGATATTAAACATTTTTATCACTAacaaaatcatgaaaatttactgaatttgtaaaaaataaagcCTTGGAAAAAACCTTATATTTCTGTGTCAGTCATTTTGAAATAAGTTCAAAATTTCCATACAATCAATTGGTTAAGACAGACAAAGGAAAGTTCAATGAaagaatgattttaaaaatacctgCATTTTCTATGAGAGAGTAAGTGTCCAATTTTTATTTTCCCTACCTAATCTAGGATGGACTAATTTCTATTGCTTCAAGTAATAAACTAGCATTTTAGACTGAGAAGTATGTAAATAGAGAAATATCTGATCTTATACTTGGCTTTTATTTCATATATTGCACACGTTTGCTGAGTTTTAAGTAATTTATCatactaaatatttttattcttctcatCAAGGAGACTATACAGGTTtgttagtgttgttaggtgctgttgtatATAGGTAAGACTGGCTATGAACACAAGGTGAACTTCTGCTAGAATATGACACTGTGGAAATTGGGAAAAACACCACATGTTGTAGTGAAGGGCATGCCCCTCACAGTTCTCAGAAAGTGTCAGTCACATATGCTGGAAATTAGAATATCGCTTCTCCTGTCCCTTGACTTCTGAGTCTTCCCTACCTCAAAGCATTTCTGTTCAGCTCTGCAGTGGTTTACTCTTTCTCTAGGAAGTCCAGCAATGTAGGTAGTAGAAATTTGTCAATTCCCTCAGCTCCCTCTGCTTGGTGGTAACTTTCTCTAATAGAGAAATTATATGCGGGTACTATCTGACACATGGTTGGAGCGGccaatccctggaggaggacatcgagGGTCGGGAAAAataggaagtccctcaatgagatggattgacacagtgtctgccacaatgggctcaaacatagcaaggattgtgaggtggtgcaggacaaggcactcttttcttctgttgttcatgggattTCTGTGATTAGAACCCACCCGATGACACCTCGCAAAAACAAGTATTAAGATTATTgggaattattaaatattttaatgaatcaCAGGTTAGTTCTTATTCTAATTTCAATGATACTTAACTTGTATACTCAAGCTCCTCAGTATTTCTtaacattctctctctttttctctgtctgtctTATTTTCAGGAGCCCCTTCAATGAAAACCTATATAGGTAGattaggcaattttttttccccctttaggtTGATGGATATTCCTGAATTGTGTATTGATCCTTTTGATCCGCATGATTACTTTGGTGGGAAGCTCTTGGATGTTTACGGTAATCATGGCAATATCCGATATACTGCAAATTTTGGTTCTTTCACATTTTTGGCATGTGCTGGCACATTGTGGCCCATACCCCCATAACCACAGGACCACTTCATGCTTGATGTCTGGCCCTGCTGATCCCTGGCAGTGTCCTTCCATGCTGTAATTGATGGGTGACTGTGTGGTAGGGGCCATCTGCACTCACCATCCATTCTCTGGTGGCACCTGCATCTGCATGATCTCTTTATCAAAAGAAATTTGTGTTTGTGGTTTGCACAAGTTTCTTCTCAGCAAGAGAATGGAACAGTCAGGAATATAGAGAAAAGAATGTGTTAATGACTTTCCATGTATAGAACAGGTTAGAGGCTAGAGGAAGTGATGGTTCTCCCCTTACCTGAGACTCCCAGACTGACACAGTTTGTTTTGTCAGGCTGTCTTTTTCAGGCTCAGGACAGAGTGGGCTGCTCTGATATCCACTGGCAACTGTACAGTCCTTCCCCTCTCCCTACACACACACCATCATCATAACCAATGGCTCAGGTGGGAGACTTTCTCCCAGTTCTCCTCAATTAGAGGCTTTACACATTGGCATCGTGGGCCACTGGGCACCCcatgttctttctttcctctggGTAAGAACTTAGGGCTTCTCTCTTCCAATGCCCACTCTCTTTGCACTAGGCGCTCTGGTCTCGGCTTAATGGGGTTCAGGGCCTCCCAACTCTCTTCAGGTTCCCTCCTCTTCTTGAGCTGCCAGGAAACCAGTCATTTCCCTACAAGGTGGTGTCCAGGAATGCAACCTGTCTCTTCTGATCggtgatttttctcttttccacttcCTGATCCTGATAGGAATATACTTGGTAGGCAAGCTCAAAAAGACAAGATCCACATCTCAACATCTTCCTCAAGGTTTTGGAGTTTTCTCTGTATGTCCTGGGTGCTCTGTCTAATAAAAATCATATTCAGGATGTGAGCATTTTCAAGACTCTCAGAGTCTGTGTCTGAGAACTGTCTAAATGCTTCCTACACACACgatacacactcacacaacctGGTTCGCTTTACCAACCTAATAACTGATACCTAGAGCCTTTTACACCCTCAAGGGTCAATTTCTGCCCCTTCTTGGGACTCTAAAGACCTAACCTGGGTATTATCCTGCTTTTACCAAATAACTCCAAATATGTAGAGCCTTTATTGCCCTCAACGTTTAATCCCTCCTGCTTCTCGGTCCTCTGCTAAGGTTTTATGTAGATACTTACCATATAACCCAGGTGCATTTCGTATCTTTCAAGAAGTCATTGTTGGGTCCCAGGCGAATCATCTACCAGGGCTGCTGGAAGGTCTCTAGGAGAAATCTCCTGGTGGCACCAGATGTTTGGGTGGCCTGTTGTCCTAGCCGCCTCTGGAACTGGGAAGATGACTACTGGCTGACTCACCAGAAATGTAGCCTCCTGGAAACTTCAGGTTCTGCTCCGGGCAACTCATCTCAGCCAATAAACAATAGTCCAAAGTAGAAGAGTAGGAGAGTAGAAAGGTGTCTTTATTTCACTGTGCAAGGATGGGAAACAGTTGGGGCTGCTTCCGCCAAGACTGCTCAGACAGGCCGAGGGGAAACATTACTTATCAGGGGTTTATAAGTTGGAagctcatacaagttacatcagcaacattattATCCACATTGCACAGCTGCAATAAGGTTTACATGTAACTTCATGCATCACATCTTCAGAATATGGTGGTTAAACTACAGCCAGAGCCACGGTATTACTATATATGAGAACTGAAAGGTTGTCCTGAATGTCAGCATGGCGTCTAAacttgtttttgacaatttcctctAGTTTCGGGAAGCAGTTAAGGAGAAGGGAACCATGATTTTAATGTGAAGCTTTGCAGCATgccaagcaaaggaaccaggattCTAATGTAAAACTAGTGCTGTGTCAAGCAAGCTGCTCAAGGAAGTGGAATCTTCCCCAGCCTGGGAAGCTCTGTCTTATCATGACCATCTTCACCTTCTAAATGCTTCaaactttcaaaaatatttatgctCACATGACAATCTAACATGCATCTTTTTCTTATATTCCAATGAACTATTTTATTGAAATTTCATTGGCTATGCAGGGGATCTTCTTTCATTATTTTGAATGACAAAAATAATTTAGATTCTAGGTGCTTCAATAAAACTCTAGAAATGCTGGAAAAAAGAATACATGAAAAATTTTAAGGAGCAACCTGGAGCACCTATGTCCATAAGGCAAGACAGCTGTATCCTTGCCACATAACACACCTTCCTTTAATTGATATACAGCATGATATAAAACATGAAATTATCTCATTTTGCCTCTCATAAGTAGGGTGAACAAAAGTCAATGAAAATATACAGCATAATAAATACTGACCAAAGTTTAGGAAAGTCAAACCTATGAAACAGAATATCCTTTTACCCAAGGAACTACACAAAAAATAAttgaatgaatattttaaaaagtttttcataTAGATAAGAAAAGATAACAAcccatgaaacaaaaacaaacaaaagataatTATTAAATAAGAACAACTAGTGAGGAAGGAATTCCAAACCTGGGAGCAATTCTGGATGACATCAAGAAATTTATCTTAAATGGTGCGTAGATCAGAACATACATTCATTAAGATAAACTTCTTGAGGTTATCCAGAGTTGCTCCCAGCTTTGGGATTCCTTCCCCACCCTCAGATCTAGGCAAAATGGGTTGATTATAACAAAGTCAGATAGACAGCTGAACTTGTAAATTGCTAAATTGGAAGGTATATTGAGTTAACAGATTGATATGTGAAATTAAATGCATTAATAAGAAAAGAATGGAACTCCAAAGTCCAGAATGGGGACATTTGAGCAAATTTACATAACTGGAGTACTTCAAATCATCACACTACCCTGCGACTCCTTGCAACCTGGCCCAAATCTAGTACTCTCCTCAGAAACTATGAAGACTAAAGCACAAGGCAAGTgcttacacaaacacacatacacaaatgaaaGAACTGACCCTGCAAAGCTTattttaatagaagaaaaaacaccAGTCATTGTAGCTCCACTTTTGTAACTAGTGCCTTTTCCCACTTCCACTCAGCATATCCACTCTCTTTCCTTGACTTCATGGTTCCCAACACATTCTCCTGGaggtctggtggtgcattggttaagaacttggctgctaaccaaaaggtcagcatttcaaatccatcagctgcttcttggaaaccctatggaacagttctaccctgtccattAAGTTTTCTATGACTctaattgactcaatgacaaaagGTTTTGTTTT from the Loxodonta africana isolate mLoxAfr1 chromosome 7, mLoxAfr1.hap2, whole genome shotgun sequence genome contains:
- the LOC135232110 gene encoding olfactory receptor 8K3-like translates to MDKHNLTVLNEFILMGITDHPELQAPLFGLFLIIYMTSVVGNLGIIILTKMHSKLQTPRYFFLRHLAITDLGYAIAVGPKMLANFVVDENTISYYFCAIQQIFFFIFITTELFILSAMSYDRYVAICNPLCYTIIMSRGVCSLLVAIPYLYGTFVSLLVTIKIFNLSFCGHNVIRHFYCDILPLVSLLCSDTDEIKLVIFILSVFGLISSLLIVLVSYILLIASILRLNSAEGRYKAFSTCGSHLTMVVVFYGTLIFMYLQPNPVIPLTLIKWLPYFTPW